A single region of the Vicia villosa cultivar HV-30 ecotype Madison, WI linkage group LG4, Vvil1.0, whole genome shotgun sequence genome encodes:
- the LOC131598552 gene encoding uncharacterized protein LOC131598552, whose translation MEVKKDILMWKEEQNGSYNVRSRYKVWRNAKKIHSNLNTNENWNSIWNIKAPAEVKHLLWRLCQDYLPTRLGNITDHRTHSFHDVKSLILDICSKEDRNTAGKVAVAIGAMWKNMNDLIWNDEHEDGSKVDWLAYHKWSE comes from the exons ATGGAGGTTAAGAAGGATATATTGATGTGGAAGGAGGAACAAAATGGTAGCTACAATGTACGGTCGAGATACAAGGTGTGGAGGAATGCTAAGAAGATCCATTCTAATCTAAATACCAATGAAAATTGGAACAGTATCTGGAATATTAAAGCACCTGCTGAAGTGAAACATCTTTTGTGGAGACTCTGTCAGGATTATTTGCCTACCC GTTTGGGCAATATTACTGATCATAGaactcattcttttcatgatGTAAAATCACTCATTCTTGATATTTGCAGTAAGGAAGATAGAAATACTGCGGGTAAAGTTGCAGTAGCGATTGGGGCTATGTGGAAAAATATGAATGATCTTATTTGGAATGATGAGCATGAAGATGGGTCCAAAGTTGATTGGCTTGCATATCATAAATGGAGTGAATAG